In the Mesorhizobium sp. WSM2240 genome, GCCGGTTCTCGCCGCATGATCGTGGCGTTCGTCGGGCGCCATCGAGGTCTTTTCCGTCAGAGCCATGATCCTGGCCTCCTCAATAGGGATCGACGGCATCGCGAAGGCCATCGCCCAGCGCATTGAACGCAAAGACGGTGACCAGCACGAAGCCAACGGGGGCGAGGATCCAGGGATAGGACCCGATGACGGAGTATGTCGCGGTGTCCTGCAGCATCAGCCCCCAGGAGATCAGCGGCGGCTTCACCGCGAAACCGAGGAAGCCAAGGAAGGATTCAAGCAGCACGACATTGGGAATGGCCAGGGTCACAGCAACGATGACATGGCTCATGACGTTCGGGAAAATGTGCTGGAAGATGATCCGCCGGTCGGTCGCGCCGATCGCCATCGCCGCCCGCACATAGTCGATCCGCGCCAACGCCAGCGTCTTGCCTCGGACCTCGCGCGACATCTGCGCCCAGCCAAGCGCAGACATGACGAAAATGACGAAGGCCAGGAAGACGTTGGTCGGCGCCGTCACCGGGATCAGCGAGGCGAGCGCCAGATAAAGCGGCAGTTGCGGAAAGGCGAGCACCAGTTCGACGAAACGCTGCACCCAAGCGTCGAGCCTTCCGCCGAAATATCCCGACACCATCCCGACCGTCGTGCCGACGACCGTGACGATGAAGACCACAGTGAGCGCGATCATCAGCGAGATGCGCGAGCCGTAGATGATGCGCGACAGCACATCGCGGCCGAATTTGTCGGTGCCGAGGAAATTGACCGGGCTTCCATCGGTGGCGCCGAAGAAATGCCGCTGCGCCGGGATCAGGCCGAAAAGCCTGTACTCGAACCCTTTGACGAAAAAGCCCAGCGTCTGCGGGTTTTCGTAGTCGGGACCGACGATCGGCTGGAATGTGACCGGATCCAATTCGTCCGTTTCGCGGATCGGATAGGTACGCGGCGGAAAGACGAAGTTCCCGTCCCGGTCCGTCATGCTGATTGTCTGCGGCGGCGCAAACCCGACACCGGTCAGCTTCGGATCGACGGGGGCGAAGAACTCCGCGAATATCGTCATGATCATCAGGAGGCAGACAAGGATCAGACCTGTCATGCCGGTCCAGGATCGTTTCAGGCGGCGCCAGACAAGCGCGGTATAGGTCTCGTTTCCACGGCCTTTGGCCGGCGGCATGGAGGCGGAGACTACGGGTTGGACGTCGGCTTTCATGCGTCGGCCCCTCCCCCAAGGCGAACACGCGGATCGAGTGCGGCAAGCAGCATGTCGGCGATGATGTTGCCGACGATCAGGGTGACCGACAGAACCAGCATGAAGGTAGCCGTGACATAGACGTCGCCGACCCACATCGAACCGACGATGGCCGGGCCGACCGTCGGCAGGGCAAAGATGATCGCCGTCTCGATCTCGCCGGTCAGCATGTAAGGCATCACGACGCCCTGATACATGACGAGCGGATGCAGAGCGTTCGGCACTGCGTGGCGCATGACCACCGCGCGCTCGCTCAAGCCCTTTGCCCGGGCCGTTTCGACATACTGGGCGTTCAGCGTATCGAGAAGATTGCCCCGCATGACGCGCATGTTGTAGGCGAGCCCGCCCAAAGTGGCGATCGCGATCACCGGCCAGACATGCTTGACCAGATCGACGAACTTGCCCCACGACCAGGGCGCTCCGCCATAGCGGGCGGAATGGAAGCTGTTGATTTCCGTGACGTTGAAGTGGAACACCAGGATGTAGACGATGATCAGCGCCATCAGGAAGCGCGGCACCGTCATCCCGAGAAACGAGATGCCTGACAGCAGGCTGTCCACCCAGGAATATTGCCGGGTTGCCGCCAGAACGCCGAAGGTGATGCCGATAACCGACGCCAGGATGTGGCAGACCAGCGCCAGCGCCAGCGTTCGCGGCAATCGCTCGCCGACTACGTCGGCGACAGGCTTGTTATAGAAGAGGCTGTGGCCAAAATCGCCGCGGGTGATGATACCGGTGACCCAGTTGACGTATTGGACCGGCAAAGGCTTATCGAGCCCATGGGCGACCTTGTAGGCCTGCGCTTGGGCGTCGGCCTCCTCGAAGGACGCGCCGCCCTGATTGATCAGCTGCGAACGGATATAGTCGCTGTAGTCGCCCGGCGGCGCCTGGATGATCGCGAACGTCACGACGCTCAGGACGAAGAGAACCGGAATCGCCGACGCGATACGCACAAGCAGAAATCTCAACATGATCGTGTTTGCTTCTCTTGTGGCTCGTGGCTTTGCCGCTTCTTCACGAGGCGCGGTATCTCCACGGTTCAATTCGGAGCCTCTCCTCCAGCGGATGCCCACCGGAGGAGAAACAGACTACAGTCAGTTGATAGGGCCGCTTTCGCCGGGCTTGCCGGGAAGCTGCTCGGGGAACAGCTCGTAATCGCCCTGCTTGTCGGCCGCGACGAAGACTCGTTCGCGGATGATCGTGTCCTCGGCCCAGTTGAACATGAAGATCGGCGCGCCCTCGGGAATGTTCGAGAAGCGCTTGTTGATGATGAGCGCGCCCGGATATTCCGTCAGGCCAATGGTGTCGAGGTTGGTCGTCGAGACCTTCTGGAATTGCTTCATCAGTTCAGCGCGTTCGCCATTGTCATTGCTCGCGATGAACTTGTTGACGACATCCACCATCTCCTGCTCGAAGGGCATCAGATCGACCGTACCGTCCGTTCCCGCCCGGTGATGCCAGCTCGTGCGCGGGCCAGTCGGGGCAAGCTGCGTCGTATTCTGCACCACCGATGTCAGTTCCTGGTCGTTGCGGCGGACGAGCCAGTCGAAACGCCCGGCATACTGCGTTGCGTCACGCTTCACCCCGTCGACGGAGTTGAGCACGACCTTGAGACCAACCTGCTCCATCTGGCCGATTAGACCTTCCGCGAGATTGCGATCGGTGCTGTAGTCGGAATTCACTAGGAGCACGATCTGTACGTCCGAGCCACCCGCTGTCCCAGCAGGGAAGTTGACGACGCCATTGCCGTCCGTGTCCTTTAACCCGACCTTCTCCAGCAGCGCCTTGGCGCCTTGCAGATCGAACGGGTAGTACACCGTCGAGGCGCGGTCATAGAAGCTCGTGCCCGAGGAAATGCCGCCAGGATAGATTGCGGTGAAGGGCCCCTTGACCAGCGATTCGCCGAGCCTCTTGCGATCGATTGCCATGGTCACGGCCTTGCGGAAATCGACTTTGCGGTTGAGCTCGCGCACGGCCTGTGCCCGCTCGTCCGGCTCGCCCCAGCCATTGGCCGAAAAGTTCATACGTAGATTGTAGCCGATCAGACGGGCGCCGAAGGCCAGCCGCGCGGGAGCGGTTTCCTGTGCAGCGCGCTTCAGGGATTCGACGAAGTTTTCCGGCTGCTCCAGGTTGGAGAAATCGCCGGAGCCGGCGATCGCCTGCACGTCGCGGTCGGCCCAGGTCGACAGCTTGTAATGCAGTTCATTGAGATAGGGCAGCTGATTGCCTTCTTCGTCGACCTTCCAATAGTAAGGATTGCGGCGAAGTACGATGACGTCGTCCGAGCGGTATTCGACAGGCACCCAGGCGCCCATGACCGGCGTATTCAGATATTCCGGCGGAAACCCGTTCTTGTACTCGTTGTAGGTGGTGCCGGCATATTTCGGATGCTTGGTCTTCAGAATATGCGACGGGCCGGGGCAGAAGGTACCGTAGGCCATCGTATAGAGATGCTGGCGCGGGAACGCGTCCTTGAAGGTCCATTCGATCGTATATTTGTCGATCGCCTTCAAGGTAGTGCCTTCTCCAAACGTTTCCGGCGTCGCCCCGTTCAGCGGAGAAACGTTCGGATCAACGACGTTGTCGTCCCAGTAGAACATCACGTCATCGGCGTCGAACGGGTCGCCATCAGACCATTTTGCCCCTTCGATCAATTTCATCGTCAGGGTGTGGCCGTCTTCCGACCACTCCCAGCTCCTGGCGAGGTTCGGCAGCGGCTCGACGTCCTCGGCCTCCACCTGGAAGAGCGGCGCGGTACGCGTCAGGCATTCGAACATGCCGATATCGATGCCGCCCCAGCCTTGAGTCTGGCCGGCGCTGTAGTTCCAGCCCTCGGGCCGGCCGCCGATCACATGGCGCATTGTATCGCCATAGACGCCGATACCGTCGGGCATGTTGCCCGTCTTGAAGACCATCGGCTCCTTCGGCAGGCGCTCTGCCACCGGAGGCAGCTTTCCGGTCTTGACGAACTTTTCGGTGACCCATTCGGGCTCGCGATATTCCGGCAGCGCCTTGAACTCGAGGATCGAGTCACGCGCCACATATGCGATCTTGCCCTGCGCCGGAAACGGCGGCGGTTCGGGTACAACGGTCGGCTCGGAGGCCGAGGCATGGATGGTGAATGCCGAGACGCCAAGCAGAAGCGCGGCGGCGGCTTTCATTCGGCAAGAAATGTTCATTGTCCTGGTTTCTCCCTTATGCTTCAGGCCTGCCGCTATGGCATGGCCCTCCTCCAACAAGCATCGAACGAAGCGGTATTCCGCTTTCTTAAATGGCAGTGCGTTCGCCGCCGGGCGGCACATTCACTGAGGCGAGACTTCACCCGGTCCCTCCCCAGAGCATGGGCTTTAGTCATTGCAGCCACCGATTCAGCCAGCCGCGCGCAACTGTATGGCTTCCTTTTCGGCCCTGATCTCCTCGATGGACCGAATCTCGCGGCGGGCGGCGCCCTTCCATTCCCGCGTCTTCACTGTCGCGCGGCTCAGCCGTTCCTTGGCTCCCTCGATCGCATGGGCGTATTGCGGCAGCCACTCAGCCTGCGCCACGACCATCTCGTCGACCATCTGCCAGACCTCTTCCGGCGTGCAGATGGCGCCAACCAGCGGATCGTGCAGCACTGCCAGTTTCAGGAGGTCGATGTCTCCGGAGATCGCCGCGTGCACCGACATGCGCTGGACATTGATGGAGGAAATGCAAGTCGCGGCACAGGCTTCCGGAAGCGTGATGCCCGCGACCATGTTGATGCCGAAGCGGTCGACGAAACCGGGCGATTCAATGATGGCGTCGGACGGCAAGTTGGTGATGACGCCGTTGTTCTTGACATTGAAGTGCCCGCGATAGACCCGGCCGGTCTCGAGCGCCTCCAGTATGTGGCTGGCGTGCTCGTTCGAACGGCGCGCCGGATCGATGGGTTTTCCCGCGTCTTCAAGGAATTTCCGGAACTCGGTTTCGAACCAGTTCCGGGTTTCGGTCGAATGGCGCAGGTAGCCGCCCGTTTCGCCATGGATCCAGTCCGACATGTCGATCCACTTGGTGATCTCCTCCGGCCGCTTGCGGTACCAGGGTAGATATTCGGACAAGTGGCCGTTGCTTTCGGTCGAATAGACGCCGAAGCGCTTCAGCACGTCGATCCTGAGCTTCTCCTGCTGGGAAAAGACAGGGTGGGACTCGAAGGCGGCGACAAGTTCATCCCTGCCGACCTTGCGGCCCTTGACGCGAACGTCGACGAACCAGGTCTGGTGGTTGATGCCGGAGCAAACGTAGTCGAGTTCGCCTTCCCCGGCGCCGAGGACCTCGGCGATCTGCTCGGCTCCGTGCTGGACGCCGTGGCACAGACCGACGGTGTCGGCCTTCCCGTATTCGATCGCCGCCCAGGTGTTCATCGCCATCGGGTTGGCATAGTTCAGGAACTTCGCGCCCGGCTCGGCGAGTTCGCGGATATCCCTGCAGAAATCGAGGATGACCGGGATGTTACGCTGGCCGTAGAGAATGCCGCCGGCGCAGATCGTATCGCCGACGCACTGATCGACGCCGTATTTGAGCGGAATGCGGATATCGTCGGCGTAGGCGCCGAGACCGCCGACGCGCACGCAGCTGATGATGTAGCGCGCGCCCTCGATCGCCTTGCGGCGGTCAGTTGTGGCCGTCACCCTGGTGGGCAGCCTGTTTGCCTCCACGATCTTGTCGAGGATCGTCTTGATCATACCGAGATTGTGCTCGCTGATGTCGGTCAGCGCGAATTCGACGTCCGCGAATTCCGGCACGCATAAAATGTCGGTAAAGAGCTTCTTGGTGAAGCCGACACTGCCGGCGCCTATAATGGCTATCTTGAAGCTGCTCATGCCGTCCTCGTGTCTGCTCATCGGGTCGAAGTGGAGGACAGGGTAAAATCAAAGCACCGAAACCAGCGGCTACATGAGCAACCGCGATTATGTGCTTTCCTCCCTGTCAATGCCGTTTCGCCCGGCCATCTTGTCTTGTTGGGGATTAGTATGCGCATAATGCGAGGCCTAGCCTAGAGAGGTATTATGCTTTCACGGGTAATTCTGTGCTCACCAAATTGATCGACAACGGACCCGGCATGCGCACGGTTTCACTGCCGCGCGGCCGACACAGCCTTCACACGATGCCGACCAGCACGGGTTATGAAATCCGCACGGACGCCAGCTACAGCTGGGACGGCCGCAAGCGCGGGCAAACGCCGTTTACGGTGTTGCAGCACACGATCGCCGGCGCCGGCAATCTGCAATACGAAAGCCGCAACTACCGGGTTCGCGGGGGCGAAACGCTTCTGGTCCTCGTCCCGCACAACCATCGATACTGGCTGGAAGAGAACGGGCGATGGGAGTTCTTCTGGATTTCCATGAACGGCGACGAGGCCCTGCGCATTCACAAGGCGATCCTCGCCACGACAGGTCCAATCCTGAAACTGAAGCCGGAAACCGTAGAACATCTCGCGGATTGCAGCCTGCGCCTGATATCAGGCGGCGCTGACGCTCCAGGCAGCGCCTCGGCGATAGCCTATGAAGCGGCGATGGCGCTTTTCGACGACGTGTTCGGCTCGCATCCTGTCCTCAGCCTGGAATACCGCACGATGCAGCACGTGATCGATCACATTGCGGCCAATCTGGACCAGCCCCTCCCCGTCGGGGAACTGGCCAAGGTCTCCGGTCTCAGCCGCGCCCATTTCTCGCGCGTCTTTGCCGCCAGCGAGGGCATGCCGCCGGCGGAATTCGTTCTGCGCAAGCGGCTGCAAAGAGCGACCAAGCTTTTGACCAAGACGGCGGATCTCTCCGTCAAGGAAGTCGCCATCATGTCCGGCTTCGAGGATCCCAATTATTTCGCAAAGGTGTTCCGCCGCTTCTTTGGCGCCAGCCCAACTGAATTCCGCACAACCGGAATGTATGCGAGCGTTGCGACAGCCTCATAAAACCAGTGTTGGTTGGCCAATTAAACTGAAGGATGCCTATCGCTTGCCGCGCAGAGTTCTGGTGGTCTCCTACCTGACCGCCACCCGCCGGAAATCGGACGGCGACATTCCGGCCAGCTTGCGGAAGGATTTGTTGAAAGCGCTCAGTGAACCGAAGCCGCTCTCCATGGCGACCCGCAGCACATTGGCGTCTTCCTTCATCAGCAGGGCCTGCGCATAGCTGAGACGCAGCAGGTTGACATATTCGTTCAGCGTCATGCCGGTGGATTTCTTGAAGACGTTCATCGCATATTTCGGATGGATGTCGGCCGCCTCCGCAATATCGACGGAGTCGATCTCGTAGAGAAAATTCTCGGCGATGAAGTCGCACATGCGCCCGACATTGCGCGACGACTGCTGGTCGAACGGGCCGGCGGCGTCCTCGCCCGTCGAAGCTTCGGGTACAAGCTGATAGGGCTCGAACCGCACCCGTTCCAGCCGCAGCAGGAGTTCGTTGACAGCGTGCTGGGCTTTGACGGGATCGCCCGAACGCGCATAGCGATTCCAGCGCTCGAAATTGTGATCGTCGGATGGGTCGGTGGCGCTGGTCACAAGCGCTGCGCCGGTCATCAGGCGGTGCCGGATATCGGCAGGCAGGTGCAGCCGGAAGAAGTGCACCAGCGGCAGATGCGCACCGGCGTAGATGGCATCGTCCGATGCCTCGTCCATCTGGTGCGGCAGGCCGCCCCAGAACAGGCACATGTCGCCCGCCGAAAGTGAAATCTCGTGATCGTTCATGCGGTAGTGCACCCTGCCGCGCACAATGAAATTGACCTCGACTTGCGCATGCCAATGCGGCTTGAGCATCACCAGCGGATGATTGTGGAACATCTGCAGTGCCAGCGGCCAGCCTTCCACGCTGCTGGCGCCAGGCTGGTAGAACGGCCTTTCCGACATCTTACTTTCCGCCCACTCCACTTTCCCTTTGTCGAGGACAGCCCCGCTTTTCCGCCTAGTCTAGTCACGCTCACGCTGAGAGCAAACGAAATGGGAGGACTTCATGCGTATCAAACTGGCATGCGCCACGCTTATGCTTGCCCTGGGCTCCGGTCCGGTCTTCGCGCAATCGGGGGAAATCACCATCTGGAGCTGGAACATCGCCGCTTCGTCGCTGAAGGCCACGGTTGCTGGTTTCAACAAACAGTTCCCAGACGTGAAGGTCACGGTCGAAGACCTCGGAAACCAGCAGACTTTCGACAAGACGCTTGCAGGATGTGCCGCCGGCGGCGCAGGACTCCCGGACATCCTTTCTATCGAGAACCACGAATCGGAAATCTTCTGGAGCCAGTTTCCCGATTGCTTCGTCGACCTGACGACACTGGGCTACATCGACGAGATTGCCGCGAAATTTCCCGACTTCAAGCGGACGGAACTCGAGGTCGACGGCAAGCGCTACGCGATGCCGTGGGATTCCGGCCCGGTCGCCATGTTCTACCGCCGCGACTACTATGAAAAGGCCGGCATCGACCCGGCAACGATCGAGACCTGGGACGACTTCATCGCCGCCGGCAAGAAAATCCAGGAAGCCAATCCCGGCGTGACCATGACCCAGGCCGACATAAACGGCGATGCGGAATTCTTCCGGATGATCGCCAACGAGCAGGGCTGCGGCTATTACAGCAACGACGCCCAGTCGATCACCGTCAATCAGCCGGGCTGCGTGACGGCCCTGGAAAAGGTGAAGGCGCTGAAAGATGCCGGCGAGTTGATAGCCGGAACCTGGGACGAGAAGATCCAGGCCAGCAAGGCCGGCACGGTGGCCACCCACATGTACGGCGGCTGGTATGAGGGAACCATCCGCTCGACAGCGCCGGATCTCGCCGGCAAATGGGGCGTGTATCTGATGCCGTCCGCCAGCGCCGACGGGCCGCGTGCCGCCAATCTCGGCGGCTCCTCGCTCGCCATCACTTCCGCCTCCGAGAACAAGGAAGCCGCCTGGGCGTACCTCAACTACACGCTGGGGACCAATGAGGGCCAGGTGACTATGCTGAAGGAGTTCGGCCTGGTGCCTTCGCTGCTCAGCGCGCTGGAAGACCCGTATGTGAAAGCGGAGCAGCCCTATTGGGGCGGCCAGAAGGTGTGGGTAGACATTCTGTCCACACTGCCCAAGGTCAAGCCCAGCCGCGGCACGCCGTTCTTCCAGGATGCCGACAAGATCATGGTCGCCACACAGCTCAAATACCTGAACGGCGAGTATGCTGACGCGAAGGCAGCGCTCGACGACGCGGCCAACCAGATCGCGGGCGCCACTGGCCTGCCGATCGCCGAATAGAAGCGACGGCGCGATCGGGCGGGCTGCCAGCCCGCCCGGCCATCCAACTGCATCTGGAACCCGACCATGCGGCTGCGCACGCGGACGGCCTATGCCTTCCTGACACCTTATCTGCTCGTTTTCCTGGCGTTTTGGATATGGCCGATCGTCAACTCCTTCTGGCTGTCCTTCCTGAACACCCGGTCCGCCAACTGGACGTTCAATCCCCGCATGACCTGGGGCCGACTGCTTGTCGATCCGGCTTTCGCCAACGCGCTCTGGAACACCCTGCTGATACTCGTGATCCAGGTGCCGGTCATGATCGCGCTGGCGACAGTGCTGGCCGTCCTTCTGGATTCGCCGATCCTGAAAGCGCGGGGCCTGTTCCGCTTCGCCTTCTTCGCGCCGGTGGTGGTCGGCGAGGTCGCCTATGCCGCGATGTTCCGCCTGCTGTTCAACGAGTTCGGCATCATCAACAAGATGATAGCAGCCGCCGGCCTTACCACCATTCCATGGCTTTCCGATCCGAATGCGGCAATGGCGGTGATCATCATCGCACTCACCTGGCGCTGGGCGGGTTACAACGCCATCATCATCCTCGCCGGGCTGCAATCAATACCGGAGGACGTTTACGAGGCCGCGACGCTCGACGGCGTCTCGAAGATTAGGCAATTCTTCTACATCACCCTGCCGCTGCTGAAGCCCGTCATCCTGCTCTGCGTGGTGATCTCGGTCATCGGCACGATGCAGCTCTTCTCCGAGCCGTTCCTGATCACCAACCGGGGCGGCCCCGGCCAGGCGACGGAGACGCTCGGCCTCTTCCTCTACCGGCAAGGCTTCGGCGCCTTCAATTTCGGCTACGCCTCGGCGATCGCCTACACCATCGCCGCGCTCGCCGTCGCCATCTCGCTCCTCAATCTCTGGCTTGGAAGGGAACGCGAATGAGAAGCAAATCCTCTGCCGAATTCAGGCGCAGGATCGCGCTACACGCGGCGCTCTTTCCGCTTGCGCTGATCTGGCTCTTCCCGCTGTGGATGATGTTCGTCTTCTCGACTATGCCGGAAAACGGCATCTTCAGCCGTGACATCGTGCTCACCCCGTCCGACCAGTTCTTCGGGAATTTCAATCTTCTGGAAAGCGACACCGGCTTTATCCGGGCGACCACGATCTCGATCCTGGTGGCCGCGGCCTACACTTTCCTGTCCGTCGCCCTGACCTCGATGGCGGGCTGGTCGCTCGCTTGTTACCGGTTTGCGGGCAAGGGCGTCGTGCTGGCGACCATCCTCGGCACGCTGACGCTGCCTTACTTCGTCGTCGTCATTCCGCAATTCATTATGGTGGCGCGCGACTTCGGGCTTCACAACACCTTGTTCGCGCTGATCGTGCCGCCGCTGTTCAATTCCCTCGGCGTCCTGTTCATGCGCCAGACCTTCTCGATGATGCCGCACGAGCTGTTCGACGCCGCCCGGGTCGAAGGCGTCAAGGAATGGCGCATCTTCCTTTTCATCGGCCTGCCGTTGGCGCGGCCGGCGCTCGCCGCGCTGTCGATCATCCTCTTCCTGCATAGCTGGAATAATTATCTGTGGCCGCTGCTGATCAACAGTAAGCCGGCGATGATGACTGCGCCGGTGGCACTCGGCAGCCTGATCGGACTGACCAAGGTTTCCTGGGGCGGCATCATGACCGGCGCGGTGATGCTGACTGCGCCGATGCTGGTCCTGTTCGTCGCTCTGCAGCGCCATTTCGTCGCCGGCATCTCGGCCGGCGCGGTCAAATAGGAGGGGCCGCGTGGCCGCCGTTTCACTCAACAACGTCGTCAAGAAATTCGGTACGCTGAGCGTCGTCCACGGCGCCAGTCTGGAGGTTGCCGACGGCGAGTTCGTTGTCTTCGTCGGCCCCTCGGGTTGCGGCAAGTCCACCCTTCTGCGCATGATCGCCGGGCTCGAGGATATTACGGACGGCGAGATCGTGATCGGCGGCAAGACCGTCAACGACGTCGAGCCGGCCGAACGCGGCATCGCCATGGTGTTCCAGTCCTACGCGCTCTATCCGCACATGACGGTCCAGCAGAACCTCTCCTTCGGGCTGCGCATGACCGGCAACGACAAGGCGGACACGGAACGCCGGGTCAGCCGCGCCGCCGATATCCTGCGCATTTCCGAACTCATGCACCGCCGGCCGCGTCAATTGTCCGGCGGCCAGCGCCAGCGCGTCGCCATCGGCCGCGCCATCGTGCGCAACCCGCAGGTTTTTCTCTTCGACGAGCCTCTCTCCAACCTCGATGCCGAATTGCGGGTGCAGATGCGGGTCGAGATCGCGCGCCTGCACAAGGAACTCGGCGTCACCATGATCTATGTGACGCATGACCAGACCGAGGCAATGACGCTGGCTGACAAGATCGTCGTGCTGCGCGCCGGCAACATCGAACAGGTGGGCAGGCCGCTGGATCTTTATGACAATCCCGATAACCAGTTTGTCGCCGGTTTCGTCGGCTCACCGAAGATGAACTTCCTTCCCGCCCATGTCGTCGAGCGCGACACAAGCGGCGTCACGGTTGAGTTCGTCGGAGAGAAGCGGACCCGCCTCACCCAGCCGCTTTCGGGGCCGGCGCCGGAACCGGGAAGCCGCGTCGTGGTCGGCGTGCGGCCTGAGCATTTCGGAGATGCCGGAAAGGGCAACGCCGACTTGCCCGTGAGTGTTGACATGGTCGAGCACCTGGGCGGCACGAGCTTCATCTACGCCAGCACGGCAGGGGACCACGAGCTTGTCATCCAGCGTGACGCGGACCGGGTCGCCGACGCCGGCGAGATCACCGTCTCGATACGCAAGTCCTACTTGTTCGACGAAAGCGGATTGCGGCTGCGCTGATCGAATCTTCATCCAGCACACAAGGCTCGATGGGCGCCATGCCCGGAGCCCTCAAGGAGAATGAAATGAGTTCCAATGCATCTGTCCGCTGGGGCATTCTCGGACCCGGCAACATCGCCAGAGCGTTTGCCGGCGGCGTCGCCCATTCGCGAACCGGCAGATTGGCGGCCATAGCCACCCGCGATCCACGTAGGCCCGGCCTTGCCGAGGCTTTTCCGGGCGCGCGCATCGTCGAGGGTTACGAGGCGCTGCTTGGCGATCCCGACATCGACGCCGTCTATATCGCGACGCCGCATCCTAGCCATGCCCAATGGGCGATCAGGGCCGCCGAAGCCGGCAAGCACGTGCTTTGCGAAAAGCCGATGGGGCTGACCGCCTTTGAGGCCGATGCGATGATCCATGCCGCGCGCAAGGCCAGCACTTTCCTCGGCGAAGCCTTCATGTACCGCCTTCATCCGCAGACATTGAAGCTGGTGGAACTGGTCAAGTCCGGCGTCATCGGCGATATCAGAATGATCAAGTCGAGCTTCGGCTTCGCCATGCCGGGTTTCATGCCCGAACACCGGCTCTATTCCAACGATCTCGCGGGCGGCGGCATTCTGGATGTCGGCGGCTATCCCGTCTCGATGGCGCGGCTGATCGCCGGCGCCGCCGCCGGGCAACCTTTCCTGGAGCCGGACAAGGTTCGCGGCGCAGCGCATCTCGGCAAGTCCGGCGTCGACGAATGGGCGTCCGCGGTGCTGCGTTTCCCGAACGGGATCGTCGCGGAAGTCTCCTGCAGCATCTCCCTGACCCAGGACAATGTGCTCCGGATCTTCGGCTCAACGGGCCGCATCGAAGTCGCTGATTTCTGGTACGCCGGCGGCAAGGAAGGCGGCACTGGAAAAATCAACATCATCCAGCCGGGTAACGGCAGCGAGGTCGTCGAGGTGGCCGAAAGCCGTTGGCTCTACGCCTTCGAAGTCGATGCCGCGGGCGAGGCCATCTTGGCCGGAAAGCAGGAATTCGCCTGGCCTGGCATGGGCTGGACCGACAGCATCGGCAATCTACGCGTACTCGACAAATGGCGCGCCGCCGTTCGCCTCGAATATGACGTCGAGAAGGCCGAACGGCGGGTCAACACGATCTCTGGGCGAAAGCTCGGCGCCAATGGAACCGCTATTCCCAAACGCCAAATCCCTGGCCTTGCCCGACCCGCATCGGTGCTGGCGCTCGGCTTCGAGGATTTCCGCACCTTTTCGTCGGGATCGATCCTGCTCGACGCCTTCTACGAGGCCGGCGGCAATCTCTTCGATACCGCCTTCGTCTATGGCGTGGGCAAGACCGAGGCGTTGCTGGGCGACTGGCTGAAGAACCGCGGCGTGCGCGAACAGTCCGTCGTCATCGGCAAAGGCGCGCATACGCCCGTCTGCTATCCCGACGTGATCGGCAAGCAGCTCACCCAGTCGC is a window encoding:
- a CDS encoding aldo/keto reductase; protein product: MSSNASVRWGILGPGNIARAFAGGVAHSRTGRLAAIATRDPRRPGLAEAFPGARIVEGYEALLGDPDIDAVYIATPHPSHAQWAIRAAEAGKHVLCEKPMGLTAFEADAMIHAARKASTFLGEAFMYRLHPQTLKLVELVKSGVIGDIRMIKSSFGFAMPGFMPEHRLYSNDLAGGGILDVGGYPVSMARLIAGAAAGQPFLEPDKVRGAAHLGKSGVDEWASAVLRFPNGIVAEVSCSISLTQDNVLRIFGSTGRIEVADFWYAGGKEGGTGKINIIQPGNGSEVVEVAESRWLYAFEVDAAGEAILAGKQEFAWPGMGWTDSIGNLRVLDKWRAAVRLEYDVEKAERRVNTISGRKLGANGTAIPKRQIPGLARPASVLALGFEDFRTFSSGSILLDAFYEAGGNLFDTAFVYGVGKTEALLGDWLKNRGVREQSVVIGKGAHTPVCYPDVIGKQLTQSLDRLRTDYVDIYFMHRDNPDVPVGEFVDAMDAEVKAGRIRGPFGGSNWTRERMDEAIAYADRNGKQRPGALSNNFSLAEMLEPIWPGCITCSSDEWKAWLTARQMPNFAWSSQGRGFFTERAGRDKRKNEELVRVWYSEKNFGRRDRAIELAARLGKSPIHVALAYVLAQPFPSIPLIGPRTLGEMDDSLQALDIALSPDDLAWLDGDSHRRK